AATACCCCATTTGATTTTCTTACTTGAGGTGAAGCAACTGATTGAAATGCGAGAATCGCTGTTGGATGAATAATTAATTCCAGCCATACAATATGCACAGGCAGATAGATAAGCTCAAAACCCATAAGGGGGACTGCTGCTGCCGTCAGAACAAAAGGAATATGAATCAACAATAAATATTCAAAACTGGCTTTTAAATTTGAAAAAAGTTGTCGTCCTTCCATGATGGCTGAAACAATGGTTTTAAAATTATCGTCGCCTAAGATGATCGACGAGACTTCTTTGGCGCTCCGAGAACCTCTCAGTCCCATAGCAATGCCGATATCAGCGGCTTTCAATGCGGGGACGTCATTTACCCCATCTCCAGTAACAGCGACAACTTCTCCTGAGGCACGAAGAGCCTGAACAATTTGAAGTTTTTGAAGTGGATTACAGCGGGCTACGATGTCAATAGATTTTAAAAAATCAGGATTTGAACTGTAATATTTTTGAGTTATCTTATCAGGTTCATTTTCACCTGAAACAACAATGGGGTTTCCTCGTCCTAATCCGACTTCTCTTCCAATGGAAACTGCTGTTTCAGGATGATCCCCAGTAAGCATCAAAACTTTGATATGATTTTTATAAGCGTAATCGACGGCGTGGGCGACTTCAGGTCTGGGAGGATCTTCAAATGCGAGAAGTCCAACAAATTGGAAATCTGAGGTTGATTCTTTTCCGAATCTCAATTCTTCCGCAGATAGGGTTTTTTTTGCACAGCCAAGCACTTTGTGTCCTTCTTTAGCCCATAGGGAAGTCATAGAAATCCAATGACTCTTTTGCTCTGTTGACATTGGTGATAAGTCTATAATCCTTTCAGGAGCCCCTTTGGTGACCATTGTTGGTTGACCATTTATTTCTGTGATTGCAGATTCGCGTTTTCGATCTTCGGTAAAAGGAAACCTTTTTGTAGTTTGAACCAAACTCCATTTTTTTTCTTGGGCTTTTCTGAGAATGGCTAAATCAACAGGGTCGGTGCCGTCTGGATTGCTAGAAAGGGCGCTGACCATTAATACATCTTCATCAGTAAAAGTAGAAGCTGATTTTAGATGAGTCAGTTCAAGTTCACCGGTGGTGATGGTTCCTGTCTTGTCGGTACAAATATGTGTGATACGGCCAATATTTTCCACAGAGACCGCTCTTCGAACTAAGGCTTTTTTTTGGGCTAAACGATAGATTCCCACGCCTAGGAAAAAAGTAAATACTACGGGAAACTCCTCGGGAATTGCCGCTATAGCCAGTGTTGCGGCACTTAGCAGGGCATCCAGCCAACCATGACCTTGATAGATTCTAAGACTTGCAAGTAAAAGACAAAATCCGGCAGCGACATAAATCAAATATTTAACTAAATTCCCGATGGACACTTGCAAAGGAGTTCTCTCAAAAGGCATTTCCGATACCGAATGAATGATTTCACCATAGGACGTATTTTTTCCTGTGAAAAGAATTCTTAAAAGACCTTTTCCTGTCAGGACACGTGTGCCTGCAAATCCCAAAGTATTGGGGTTGACGGACATTTCCAAGTTATCTGATTGGCTGAAGGGATCTGATGGGTATTTTAGTTTTTGAATAGGAAAAGCTTCTCCGGTTAGTACGGATTCATCTATTTGTAATTCCTGTGCGTCTTCGACAATTCCGTCGGCGGGGATAAAAATTCCGGTGTAAAGTTTTATGAGATCACCAGGAACAAGATCTTTTGAGTCAAGCTCTAATTCAGAACCGTCTCGTTGGACAAATACTTTGGAGGCTAAATTTGATTTGAGGCCCAATGTGGAGGCTTGAGTTCTCCAGTGAAGAAAAGAGTCCATTAAGATCAGAGGCAGGATGGCGACAAGAAGAGTCACCCCATCGCTTTTCTGGTCAATGACGATAAATACGAGACCTATTCCCATCAAAAACCAAATCATGGGATCACGAAATGTTTCTTTAAAGATTTCAAGGAATCTATTGGAGGCGGTTTCGACAATGACATTTTCTCCAAATTTATTTCTCTGTGACTGAACTTCAGATAGAGAGAGTCCCGTTGACGATTTGGTTAATCCTTTTAAGTTATTTAAAGAAATTTTTCTCATAGCGCATTTCTATCTGATTTTTTGATTGATGTTAAGAGTTCATCGGTATCAAACCTAAAAAGGTAAAAATTAAACATATAGGTTATCTCGCTGTCTTTTCGGCAATGGTTTTGTCAGTTTTATCGAGAACCACGAACCTAGCAACTGGTTGCCCCTTATTATCAATGATGGATTCGGAATACCCAGATCCACCCAAGTCAGACACGAAGAATACTCCTAGGAGCTTCGAGTTGATAAGGGTCTTAATGTCGTCGGGTATTTCATTGATTGCAGCGCGCACATCGGCTTCAAATGCGGCTTCCAGACTGACGGGCTTAGGGATGTTCGGCCATCCGTTGGATTTGTTGTCCTTACGAATATAGTCGAGCAGTTCAGGAGGAAACCTTTGATTTAATTTCTTCTCGAACAGCATCGTCAGGGAACCGCGCCAAAACTTCATTGACTTAGTGGGATGCTTTTCAGGCACAAATGTACCAGCGATACAGAATGGTCCAATAAAACCAATACCAATATCAAGAAAGAGCAGAGTCATTTTCATGGAGGCCCTCCTTTTCAAGCCCCTAAATGTGGTGGACAGGTTTAGCCCGAACGCATATATAAAGGGAAAGGTAAAAAAGAATGAGCAATAAACGGAGGAACAAATGAAACTTGGGTACACTCTCTTTTACGTAGAAGACGTTGAGGAAACTATGAATTTTTACCAAAAGGCTTTCGGACTTGCCAAGGGCTTTTTGCATGAAAGCAATCAATATGGGGAAATGGAAACGGGCGAAACAAAGATCGGTTTTGTTCACCATAACACTGCTGGCTCCCACGGGTTTGAATATGAGAAGCCAAACAAGGCTGGAAAGCCATTTGCCTTTGAGGTTGGGTTTGTCACGCCTAACGTAGAAGTAGCATTTAAGAAAGCTGTCGAAGCAGGTGCCCATCCTGTTAGTCAACCTACCGCTAAACCATGGGGTCAAGTGGTCTCTTACGTTCGCGATTGTAACGGCTTTCTTGTTGAAATCTGTTCGCCAATGGGTTGATGAAATGAAGGCAACAAAAAAATAAAATAATACAAGTTCTTGTTTTTGGCTGAAGTAGTGCAGAGTCTCGGAAACCATTTCAAAAATGGATATCAATTAGCGATTTTGTCCTGGCTGTTCTTTCCAATCAGGTAGTACAGAGCCATACCCACAACGGGTAAGATCAGTACAAGGACAGTCCACAATACTTTCCTCTCGATGGAAGAGCAACCGCTCATCACGCTCACGATTGCAACGATGTCGAGTATCAATACCACGACACCAAAAAAGCTATAGGTAGAATACATCATATTGACTCCTTTGCCCCAGGGGGTATTGGTTTAAATCGAAACACCATTGGTTGCTTGGACTCTTTCGCATCAGGAGTATTTTTTGGTTGGCCTTCTTTGCGTTTGGTAGGCTTTGTGGCGTCGATAATCAAATCGTACTCCTTGGAAAACTGCAGGCTGACTTTTTATCCATTCTGCCTAAGTAAATGCAACGACCTTGCCAAAGACTCTTTAGAAAGAAGTTCT
This genomic stretch from Deltaproteobacteria bacterium harbors:
- a CDS encoding cation-transporting P-type ATPase; its protein translation is MRKISLNNLKGLTKSSTGLSLSEVQSQRNKFGENVIVETASNRFLEIFKETFRDPMIWFLMGIGLVFIVIDQKSDGVTLLVAILPLILMDSFLHWRTQASTLGLKSNLASKVFVQRDGSELELDSKDLVPGDLIKLYTGIFIPADGIVEDAQELQIDESVLTGEAFPIQKLKYPSDPFSQSDNLEMSVNPNTLGFAGTRVLTGKGLLRILFTGKNTSYGEIIHSVSEMPFERTPLQVSIGNLVKYLIYVAAGFCLLLASLRIYQGHGWLDALLSAATLAIAAIPEEFPVVFTFFLGVGIYRLAQKKALVRRAVSVENIGRITHICTDKTGTITTGELELTHLKSASTFTDEDVLMVSALSSNPDGTDPVDLAILRKAQEKKWSLVQTTKRFPFTEDRKRESAITEINGQPTMVTKGAPERIIDLSPMSTEQKSHWISMTSLWAKEGHKVLGCAKKTLSAEELRFGKESTSDFQFVGLLAFEDPPRPEVAHAVDYAYKNHIKVLMLTGDHPETAVSIGREVGLGRGNPIVVSGENEPDKITQKYYSSNPDFLKSIDIVARCNPLQKLQIVQALRASGEVVAVTGDGVNDVPALKAADIGIAMGLRGSRSAKEVSSIILGDDNFKTIVSAIMEGRQLFSNLKASFEYLLLIHIPFVLTAAAVPLMGFELIYLPVHIVWLELIIHPTAILAFQSVASPQVRKSNGVFFEKLDLFRFAIFGVGFAIALSLIFILRDPINPDLNLARGKVMVLLSFWSCLLVIYYTRLKTVISRLVVGATLSSVLLIQLPSVSAVLKVERIPFPIWIETLAIAIIFLASLFLFDFMRNSFRQLPPSPHEDL
- a CDS encoding VOC family protein, with product MKLGYTLFYVEDVEETMNFYQKAFGLAKGFLHESNQYGEMETGETKIGFVHHNTAGSHGFEYEKPNKAGKPFAFEVGFVTPNVEVAFKKAVEAGAHPVSQPTAKPWGQVVSYVRDCNGFLVEICSPMG
- a CDS encoding PLDc_N domain-containing protein encodes the protein MYSTYSFFGVVVLILDIVAIVSVMSGCSSIERKVLWTVLVLILPVVGMALYYLIGKNSQDKIAN